A genomic stretch from Octopus sinensis linkage group LG14, ASM634580v1, whole genome shotgun sequence includes:
- the LOC115219326 gene encoding fibronectin type 3 and ankyrin repeat domains 1 protein-like isoform X4 — translation MPTNKISVADPDVTSSNHYSVHLDWSSSLLQFKYHILNETERIYTIAQQCEGHIEHEDGWKNVYIGYGEHTVVMDLNACSQYMFRVRFHRSDDDYTYWSPPAKIFTAKEPFYGENLHKAVRRQKIPEIVDVLNSGHITVDVPDNHGLSALMNTAKRGQPEIMKVLLSYNASVSCKDEAGKTALMHACIYGQISTVKLLRTHGAIYEDYDLGGTTPLHYAIDSCNCDLIEWMITDGANVNIQDRNAGWTPLMRCASLHGNKLVAYTLIHNKADIDLRDINGKTCLMIAVVNGYLPLVELLLENNANITIYNTVSRLPFYLFFIAAVLHLK, via the exons ATAAAATTTCGGTCGCAGATCCTGATGTGACTTCTTCAAACCATTATTCTGTACATCTTGATTGGTCTTCTTCTCTGCTCCAGTTCAAATACCACATTCTAAATGAAACTGAGAGAATCTACACCATTGCACAGCAATGTGAAGGTCATATTGAACATGAAGATGGctggaaaaatgtatatat AGGATATGGTGAACATACAGTTGTGATGGATCTTAATGCATGCAGTCAGTACATGTTTCGAGTTCGATTTCATCGAAGTGATGATGATTACACTTACTGGTCACCTCCAGCAAAAATCTTCACAGCCA AGGAACCATTCTATGGAGAGAACTTACACAAAGCTGTACGTCGCCAGAAAATTCCCGAAATTGTGGATGTGCTAAATTCTGG CCATATCACAGTTGATGTGCCAGATAATCATGGTCTAAGTGCACTAATGAATACGGCAAAACGGGGCCAACCTGA AATTATGAAAGTATTGTTGTCTTATAATGCTTCTGTTTCTTGCAAAGATGAAGCAGGGAAAACAGC TCTAATGCATGCTTGCATTTATGGCCAGATATCAACTGTAAAACTCCTGCGCACACATGGTGCAATCTATGAAGATTATGATTTGGGTGGGACTACTCCATTGCATTATGCCATTGACAGCTGCAACTGTGATCTCATTGAGTGGATGATTACAGATGGAGCAAATGTGAACATTCAAGACAGAAATGCTGGTTGGACTCCATTGATGCGATGTG CTTCTCTCCATGGTAACAAATTAGTTGCTTATACATTGATCCACAATAAAGCCGATATTGATCTCAGGGACATAAATGGAAAGACCTGCTTAATGATTGCTGTCGTCAATGGCTATCTACCACTTGTGGAACTGCTCTTGGAGAACAATGctaatattacaatatacaataCAGTTAGTAGATTgccattctatttatttttcat AGCGGCCGTACTGCATTTGAAATAG
- the LOC115219326 gene encoding fibronectin type 3 and ankyrin repeat domains 1 protein-like isoform X1, which translates to MPTNKISVADPDVTSSNHYSVHLDWSSSLLQFKYHILNETERIYTIAQQCEGHIEHEDGWKNVYIGYGEHTVVMDLNACSQYMFRVRFHRSDDDYTYWSPPAKIFTAKEPFYGENLHKAVRRQKIPEIVDVLNSGHITVDVPDNHGLSALMNTAKRGQPEIMKVLLSYNASVSCKDEAGKTALMHACIYGQISTVKLLRTHGAIYEDYDLGGTTPLHYAIDSCNCDLIEWMITDGANVNIQDRNAGWTPLMRCASLHGNKLVAYTLIHNKADIDLRDINGKTCLMIAVVNGYLPLVELLLENNANITIYNTSGRTAFEIAVSLERRTITECMVKYMNRKGIKIHE; encoded by the exons ATAAAATTTCGGTCGCAGATCCTGATGTGACTTCTTCAAACCATTATTCTGTACATCTTGATTGGTCTTCTTCTCTGCTCCAGTTCAAATACCACATTCTAAATGAAACTGAGAGAATCTACACCATTGCACAGCAATGTGAAGGTCATATTGAACATGAAGATGGctggaaaaatgtatatat AGGATATGGTGAACATACAGTTGTGATGGATCTTAATGCATGCAGTCAGTACATGTTTCGAGTTCGATTTCATCGAAGTGATGATGATTACACTTACTGGTCACCTCCAGCAAAAATCTTCACAGCCA AGGAACCATTCTATGGAGAGAACTTACACAAAGCTGTACGTCGCCAGAAAATTCCCGAAATTGTGGATGTGCTAAATTCTGG CCATATCACAGTTGATGTGCCAGATAATCATGGTCTAAGTGCACTAATGAATACGGCAAAACGGGGCCAACCTGA AATTATGAAAGTATTGTTGTCTTATAATGCTTCTGTTTCTTGCAAAGATGAAGCAGGGAAAACAGC TCTAATGCATGCTTGCATTTATGGCCAGATATCAACTGTAAAACTCCTGCGCACACATGGTGCAATCTATGAAGATTATGATTTGGGTGGGACTACTCCATTGCATTATGCCATTGACAGCTGCAACTGTGATCTCATTGAGTGGATGATTACAGATGGAGCAAATGTGAACATTCAAGACAGAAATGCTGGTTGGACTCCATTGATGCGATGTG CTTCTCTCCATGGTAACAAATTAGTTGCTTATACATTGATCCACAATAAAGCCGATATTGATCTCAGGGACATAAATGGAAAGACCTGCTTAATGATTGCTGTCGTCAATGGCTATCTACCACTTGTGGAACTGCTCTTGGAGAACAATGctaatattacaatatacaataCA AGCGGCCGTACTGCATTTGAAATAGCTGTTTCCCTTGAAAGAAGA ACAATAACAGAATGCATGGTGAAATATATGAACAGGAAAGGAATAAAGATTCATGAATAA
- the LOC115219326 gene encoding fibronectin type 3 and ankyrin repeat domains 1 protein-like isoform X3 yields the protein MPTNKISVADPDVTSSNHYSVHLDWSSSLLQFKYHILNETERIYTIAQQCEGHIEHEDGWKNVYIGYGEHTVVMDLNACSQYMFRVRFHRSDDDYTYWSPPAKIFTAKEPFYGENLHKAVRRQKIPEIVDVLNSGHITVDVPDNHGLSALMNTAKRGQPEIMKVLLSYNASVSCKDEAGKTALMHACIYGQISTVKLLRTHGAIYEDYDLGGTTPLHYAIDSCNCDLIEWMITDGANVNIQDRNAGWTPLMRCASLHGNKLVAYTLIHNKADIDLRDINGKTCLMIAVVNGYLPLVELLLENNANITIYNTSGRTAFEIAVSLERRVCI from the exons ATAAAATTTCGGTCGCAGATCCTGATGTGACTTCTTCAAACCATTATTCTGTACATCTTGATTGGTCTTCTTCTCTGCTCCAGTTCAAATACCACATTCTAAATGAAACTGAGAGAATCTACACCATTGCACAGCAATGTGAAGGTCATATTGAACATGAAGATGGctggaaaaatgtatatat AGGATATGGTGAACATACAGTTGTGATGGATCTTAATGCATGCAGTCAGTACATGTTTCGAGTTCGATTTCATCGAAGTGATGATGATTACACTTACTGGTCACCTCCAGCAAAAATCTTCACAGCCA AGGAACCATTCTATGGAGAGAACTTACACAAAGCTGTACGTCGCCAGAAAATTCCCGAAATTGTGGATGTGCTAAATTCTGG CCATATCACAGTTGATGTGCCAGATAATCATGGTCTAAGTGCACTAATGAATACGGCAAAACGGGGCCAACCTGA AATTATGAAAGTATTGTTGTCTTATAATGCTTCTGTTTCTTGCAAAGATGAAGCAGGGAAAACAGC TCTAATGCATGCTTGCATTTATGGCCAGATATCAACTGTAAAACTCCTGCGCACACATGGTGCAATCTATGAAGATTATGATTTGGGTGGGACTACTCCATTGCATTATGCCATTGACAGCTGCAACTGTGATCTCATTGAGTGGATGATTACAGATGGAGCAAATGTGAACATTCAAGACAGAAATGCTGGTTGGACTCCATTGATGCGATGTG CTTCTCTCCATGGTAACAAATTAGTTGCTTATACATTGATCCACAATAAAGCCGATATTGATCTCAGGGACATAAATGGAAAGACCTGCTTAATGATTGCTGTCGTCAATGGCTATCTACCACTTGTGGAACTGCTCTTGGAGAACAATGctaatattacaatatacaataCA AGCGGCCGTACTGCATTTGAAATAGCTGTTTCCCTTGAAAGAAGA
- the LOC115219326 gene encoding fibronectin type 3 and ankyrin repeat domains 1 protein-like isoform X2 produces MPTNKISVADPDVTSSNHYSVHLDWSSSLLQFKYHILNETERIYTIAQQCEGHIEHEDGWKNVYIGYGEHTVVMDLNACSQYMFRVRFHRSDDDYTYWSPPAKIFTAKEPFYGENLHKAVRRQKIPEIVDVLNSGHITVDVPDNHGLSALMNTAKRGQPEIMKVLLSYNASVSCKDEAGKTALMHACIYGQISTVKLLRTHGAIYEDYDLGGTTPLHYAIDSCNCDLIEWMITDGANVNIQDRNAGWTPLMRCASLHGNKLVAYTLIHNKADIDLRDINGKTCLMIAVVNGYLPLVELLLENNANITIYNTSGRTAFEIAVSLERRVSRYNIEIKFYWWIGS; encoded by the exons ATAAAATTTCGGTCGCAGATCCTGATGTGACTTCTTCAAACCATTATTCTGTACATCTTGATTGGTCTTCTTCTCTGCTCCAGTTCAAATACCACATTCTAAATGAAACTGAGAGAATCTACACCATTGCACAGCAATGTGAAGGTCATATTGAACATGAAGATGGctggaaaaatgtatatat AGGATATGGTGAACATACAGTTGTGATGGATCTTAATGCATGCAGTCAGTACATGTTTCGAGTTCGATTTCATCGAAGTGATGATGATTACACTTACTGGTCACCTCCAGCAAAAATCTTCACAGCCA AGGAACCATTCTATGGAGAGAACTTACACAAAGCTGTACGTCGCCAGAAAATTCCCGAAATTGTGGATGTGCTAAATTCTGG CCATATCACAGTTGATGTGCCAGATAATCATGGTCTAAGTGCACTAATGAATACGGCAAAACGGGGCCAACCTGA AATTATGAAAGTATTGTTGTCTTATAATGCTTCTGTTTCTTGCAAAGATGAAGCAGGGAAAACAGC TCTAATGCATGCTTGCATTTATGGCCAGATATCAACTGTAAAACTCCTGCGCACACATGGTGCAATCTATGAAGATTATGATTTGGGTGGGACTACTCCATTGCATTATGCCATTGACAGCTGCAACTGTGATCTCATTGAGTGGATGATTACAGATGGAGCAAATGTGAACATTCAAGACAGAAATGCTGGTTGGACTCCATTGATGCGATGTG CTTCTCTCCATGGTAACAAATTAGTTGCTTATACATTGATCCACAATAAAGCCGATATTGATCTCAGGGACATAAATGGAAAGACCTGCTTAATGATTGCTGTCGTCAATGGCTATCTACCACTTGTGGAACTGCTCTTGGAGAACAATGctaatattacaatatacaataCA AGCGGCCGTACTGCATTTGAAATAGCTGTTTCCCTTGAAAGAAGAGTGAGTAGATACaacattgaaattaaattttactgGTGGATTGGATCATAA